In the genome of Candidatus Palauibacter australiensis, one region contains:
- a CDS encoding FGGY family carbohydrate kinase: MTDPAVIAIDQGTTSTRAIAFDRAGVALATAQRELPQRYPMPGRVEHDPERIRDDAVDVTREVIEAAETLGYPVAAIGITNQRETTVVWERAS, translated from the coding sequence ATGACCGATCCCGCGGTGATCGCAATCGACCAGGGAACGACCTCCACGCGCGCTATCGCGTTCGATCGCGCGGGGGTGGCGCTGGCCACGGCGCAGCGCGAGCTGCCGCAGCGCTATCCGATGCCGGGCCGGGTCGAGCATGATCCCGAGCGCATTCGGGACGACGCGGTCGACGTGACGCGGGAGGTCATTGAGGCCGCCGAGACGCTCGGGTACCCTGTGGCGGCGATCGGCATCACGAACCAGCGCGAGACGACCGTGGTCTGGGAACGCGCGAGCG